The proteins below are encoded in one region of Methanoculleus taiwanensis:
- a CDS encoding ABC transporter substrate-binding protein, with product MTVYLGIDDTDTPESRGTGRLARMIATELSGICRISGVTRHQLYVHDDIPYTSHNSCAVLHIEEVENGSVREIFTAARELILADFIEGSDPGICIAPENQVPDHLLSFGLRAKSSVVTQDEARHLARQAGITLEGLGGTNGGIIGALAGVGLAASRNDGRFVVRGCTRDLKGCQTVATLLGGGVDSVMTADGIHVTEGVVEIRKFPKPALRQGRAVLFVEDAGGVYRDLVVG from the coding sequence ATGACCGTATACCTCGGCATCGACGACACCGACACCCCCGAATCCCGTGGAACCGGGCGGCTTGCCCGTATGATTGCGACAGAACTCTCCGGGATCTGCCGGATCTCCGGCGTGACCCGGCATCAGCTCTACGTCCACGACGACATTCCGTATACGTCGCACAATAGCTGCGCCGTCCTCCATATCGAGGAGGTAGAGAACGGATCCGTCCGGGAGATCTTCACCGCTGCCCGCGAGCTGATCCTCGCAGACTTTATTGAAGGGAGCGACCCCGGTATCTGCATCGCTCCGGAGAACCAGGTACCCGACCATCTGCTCTCGTTTGGGCTGCGGGCAAAGAGCAGCGTGGTGACACAGGACGAGGCGCGCCACCTCGCCCGGCAGGCAGGCATTACGCTTGAAGGGCTCGGCGGCACGAACGGCGGCATCATCGGAGCTCTCGCCGGGGTCGGTCTCGCCGCCTCCCGGAACGATGGGAGGTTCGTTGTCCGCGGATGCACGCGAGACCTCAAAGGCTGCCAGACCGTTGCGACGCTCCTTGGCGGCGGCGTCGACAGCGTCATGACCGCCGATGGGATACACGTCACCGAGGGTGTCGTCGAGATCCGCAAGTTCCCAAAACCGGCCCTCCGGCAGGGGCGGGCGGTGCTCTTCGTCGAGGATGCCGGCGGCGTCTACCGCGATCTTGTGGTCGGGTAG
- the wtpA gene encoding tungstate ABC transporter substrate-binding protein WtpA: MKTVLLMLCAVLLVLTAGCMGEERVTELRVVPAGSLLGPLEEIEAAYEDLHPGVDVRVEGHGSIQAVRQVTDLHRAVDVVAVADASLIPDMMFRPMEDGSGNYTDTCTPFATNEMVIAYTEKSLYADEITRENWYTILARPDVRVGFSNPMLDACGYRALMVTALAEEHYGNRALFDAIIGDHLDPRPAVNRSGGTVAITLPEVLRPSDGKVQIRDGSIYLLSLLDAGGIDYAFEYRSVADAHGLSSINLPPEIDLSSAAYTDTYRNVTVQLGFQRFGSIGSLRTGAPIVYALTVPATAEHPEKAASFVAFMLEAFEKGRDGWPQPLG, from the coding sequence ATGAAGACAGTGCTGCTCATGCTCTGTGCCGTCCTGCTGGTTCTGACGGCAGGCTGCATGGGAGAGGAGAGGGTCACGGAACTCCGCGTCGTACCGGCAGGCAGCCTGCTCGGCCCCCTGGAGGAGATCGAGGCGGCTTACGAAGACCTGCATCCCGGCGTCGACGTTCGGGTCGAGGGACACGGGAGCATCCAGGCGGTCAGGCAGGTCACCGATCTGCACCGGGCTGTCGACGTCGTGGCGGTGGCGGATGCATCGCTGATACCGGATATGATGTTCCGCCCGATGGAAGACGGGAGCGGTAATTATACCGATACCTGCACGCCGTTCGCAACGAATGAGATGGTGATCGCCTACACCGAAAAGAGCCTGTATGCCGATGAGATCACACGCGAGAACTGGTATACCATTCTCGCCCGGCCGGATGTCAGGGTGGGATTTTCCAATCCGATGCTCGACGCGTGCGGCTACCGGGCGCTGATGGTGACGGCACTCGCCGAAGAACATTACGGGAACAGGGCGCTCTTTGACGCAATCATCGGCGATCACCTCGATCCCCGGCCGGCCGTGAACCGGTCGGGCGGAACTGTCGCGATCACGCTCCCCGAGGTGCTGCGGCCATCGGACGGGAAGGTGCAGATCCGGGACGGATCCATCTACCTCCTCTCGCTCCTCGACGCTGGCGGTATCGATTACGCCTTCGAGTACCGGAGCGTGGCCGACGCCCACGGCCTTTCCTCGATCAACCTCCCGCCGGAGATCGATCTCTCGAGCGCCGCCTATACGGATACCTACCGGAACGTGACGGTGCAGCTCGGATTTCAGCGGTTCGGCTCCATCGGGAGCCTCAGAACGGGAGCGCCCATCGTCTATGCCCTGACCGTCCCGGCGACGGCGGAGCATCCGGAGAAGGCCGCCTCGTTCGTTGCCTTCATGCTGGAGGCCTTCGAGAAAGGCAGGGACGGGTGGCCGCAGCCGCTCGGATGA
- a CDS encoding molybdopterin-dependent oxidoreductase, translated as MLRIVSILLLAAAVCICGCMGASESGTGEQIAWNLTVAGDTEEVLTLAELRALPAEEGYGYAVSTVGITFGPNRYRGVLVADLALMAGGVDENDLVYVSAEDGYLWVFDTDQVRGKGFFTFDENLREIPAPPLRVILAYEQDGRPLTYEEGGPLRIVIITESPDVITEGSSWVKWVDRVEVHRR; from the coding sequence GTGCTGCGCATTGTATCTATCCTCCTGCTCGCCGCCGCCGTCTGCATCTGCGGGTGCATGGGAGCAAGCGAAAGCGGAACCGGGGAGCAGATAGCCTGGAACCTCACGGTTGCCGGCGATACCGAAGAGGTGCTCACGCTCGCCGAGCTCCGGGCACTGCCCGCCGAAGAGGGATACGGGTATGCAGTCTCCACCGTCGGGATCACCTTCGGGCCGAACCGGTACCGGGGGGTGCTCGTCGCCGATCTCGCTCTGATGGCGGGCGGGGTGGACGAGAATGACCTCGTCTATGTCTCCGCCGAAGACGGGTATCTCTGGGTCTTTGATACCGATCAGGTGCGAGGAAAAGGGTTCTTTACCTTCGATGAGAACCTCCGCGAGATCCCGGCGCCGCCTCTCAGGGTTATTCTGGCCTACGAGCAGGATGGCAGACCGCTCACCTACGAGGAGGGCGGACCCTTACGGATCGTCATCATCACCGAGAGCCCCGACGTCATCACCGAGGGGAGTTCATGGGTGAAGTGGGTCGACCGGGTCGAGGTGCACCGGCGGTAG
- a CDS encoding argininosuccinate synthase, giving the protein MASLPTRLLAVALLLLAAAGAAAAAPTTELHVVKIAGDGTTILNETTVDYRWMEKNLPVLGDGVTHYYHQGPIFEGDKWDPNETANFKDRGAVKGTDIRDLAELVGGAEPGDEVMVKAADGYHVEFVYENVYEPDPRQGPIGITWYNGDETGAGERQGTGYVPEFYNGMRLTFFADNSTNAEGLHVYGNQDMYETLPEAAQHFYDLLPSTSGLSVKWVDEVRVYEGGYQGERSALVKSLQGTTASADATTAGNVETPLSLLPALLAIGAAGLFLGRR; this is encoded by the coding sequence ATGGCATCACTACCGACACGACTGCTCGCGGTCGCCCTGCTCCTGCTGGCAGCGGCGGGTGCGGCGGCGGCAGCGCCCACTACCGAACTTCACGTGGTGAAGATTGCGGGCGACGGAACGACGATCCTGAACGAAACGACAGTGGACTACCGCTGGATGGAGAAGAACCTCCCGGTGCTCGGGGACGGCGTGACCCACTACTACCACCAGGGGCCCATCTTCGAAGGGGATAAGTGGGATCCGAACGAGACGGCGAATTTTAAGGATCGGGGTGCCGTGAAGGGCACCGACATCCGCGATCTCGCCGAACTGGTCGGCGGCGCAGAGCCCGGCGACGAAGTGATGGTGAAGGCCGCCGACGGCTACCACGTCGAGTTCGTCTACGAAAACGTCTATGAGCCCGATCCCCGGCAGGGGCCGATCGGGATCACCTGGTACAACGGCGACGAGACGGGAGCGGGCGAGCGCCAGGGCACCGGCTACGTCCCGGAGTTCTACAACGGCATGCGGCTTACGTTCTTCGCCGACAACTCGACGAATGCGGAAGGCCTGCACGTCTACGGCAACCAGGATATGTACGAGACGCTGCCGGAGGCCGCGCAGCACTTCTATGACCTGCTCCCCTCCACGAGCGGCCTGTCGGTGAAGTGGGTGGACGAGGTCAGGGTCTACGAGGGCGGCTACCAGGGTGAGCGAAGTGCGCTCGTCAAGTCGCTCCAGGGCACCACAGCCTCTGCCGATGCGACCACTGCCGGGAACGTCGAGACACCCCTCTCGCTGCTGCCGGCACTCCTGGCGATCGGCGCAGCGGGTCTCTTCCTCGGCAGGAGGTGA
- a CDS encoding PEGA domain-containing protein — MRIHALFRLSASVLLLLCILIPGSAGAATTEVHVVRYAADGATVLAETAVDYRWMEENLPVLGDGETHYYHQGPVFSGDPWNPAEDTNVKEKDMGAVKGTDLADLCDLVGGMAEGETVRVKASDGFSKTFPYRNVYEPESRQGPMVITWYRADEGYVPDYREGMRLVFFADTSVNPDGLHAFGVADMQECFDSEYWYFFQPNVPTTTGLSAQYVSEVAIFSEEEATGALEVESNPAGALVYLDDENTGLLTPCTIRDLAVGSHSIWVEKDGYAADPEQWVTVKALETGQITFALLPLQGSIAVSSLPTGAGIILDGNETGNVTDTTLKGVSVGEHTITLVRDGYENGTTTVTIEADETTPVDLVLMSQNGSKPLPTTSLTVTVPATATAPAATATTSPTPTATPAPASPGLFDPLFALFRFIASLITGGTDETEPPAGTPEDLPEPAVKSRLPETPAAAPAVTPEPVRANRSGGLFIDSFPQGAAITVDNTRIDRNTPFVVYGLREGLHTIALEYESASSIDAADTGVDYGTHRVWVYPDAVTPVRIDGIQNRHLRTITVESSDLAGAAFTVNGAYPAYTLPATVDIDGGGAWITIRENTTYRSITLPDTISDGGRFAAMPGAEETYAVTVVSNPPGALIFVDGYPTGLRTPAVARDLSSGRHTITLSLPGYLPAEGGITIPQGAPAGAAGTIRSSLTEYPCGSLSVNSTPPGAKIYLYGRYTGETTPHTFPGMRIGTYAVKVVGETESRTIENVVVTPGATAGCTVALEEA, encoded by the coding sequence ATGCGGATACATGCTCTGTTCCGGCTTTCGGCCAGTGTGCTGCTGCTCCTCTGCATCCTCATCCCGGGGAGCGCCGGCGCCGCAACGACGGAGGTGCATGTCGTGCGCTACGCCGCCGACGGGGCAACCGTCCTTGCCGAGACGGCCGTCGACTACCGGTGGATGGAGGAGAACCTGCCCGTCCTCGGGGACGGGGAGACGCACTACTACCACCAGGGGCCGGTATTCTCCGGCGACCCCTGGAACCCTGCAGAGGATACCAACGTCAAAGAGAAGGACATGGGCGCGGTGAAGGGAACCGACCTCGCCGATCTCTGCGACCTCGTCGGCGGGATGGCGGAGGGCGAGACCGTCAGGGTGAAGGCATCCGACGGATTTTCAAAGACCTTCCCCTACCGGAACGTCTACGAACCCGAATCGAGGCAGGGACCGATGGTCATTACCTGGTACCGTGCCGACGAGGGGTACGTTCCCGACTACCGGGAGGGGATGCGGCTCGTCTTCTTTGCGGACACCTCCGTCAACCCCGACGGTCTCCACGCCTTCGGCGTCGCCGATATGCAGGAATGTTTCGATTCTGAGTACTGGTACTTCTTCCAACCCAATGTGCCGACAACGACGGGCTTGTCCGCACAGTATGTCAGTGAGGTCGCGATCTTCAGCGAGGAGGAGGCGACCGGAGCGCTTGAGGTCGAGTCAAACCCTGCGGGGGCGCTCGTCTATCTCGACGACGAGAACACCGGCCTTCTTACCCCCTGCACGATCCGCGACCTTGCGGTCGGATCGCACTCCATCTGGGTGGAGAAGGATGGCTACGCTGCAGATCCGGAACAGTGGGTCACGGTAAAAGCGCTTGAGACCGGGCAGATTACCTTCGCCCTTCTCCCGCTACAGGGGAGCATCGCCGTCTCCTCCCTGCCCACGGGAGCGGGGATCATCCTCGACGGGAACGAGACCGGGAACGTGACCGATACGACCCTCAAGGGGGTTTCGGTCGGGGAGCACACCATCACCCTCGTCAGGGACGGGTATGAGAACGGCACCACGACAGTTACCATCGAGGCGGATGAGACGACCCCCGTCGATCTGGTCCTCATGTCGCAGAACGGGTCAAAACCCCTGCCGACGACATCGCTCACCGTAACCGTCCCGGCTACCGCGACGGCGCCTGCGGCCACGGCGACGACCTCTCCCACACCGACCGCGACGCCGGCCCCGGCCTCGCCAGGGCTTTTCGATCCGCTCTTCGCGCTCTTCCGATTCATCGCTTCACTCATCACCGGAGGGACGGATGAAACCGAACCTCCGGCCGGGACGCCCGAAGACCTGCCGGAACCTGCCGTGAAGAGCAGACTGCCGGAGACCCCGGCAGCAGCACCGGCCGTGACGCCCGAACCGGTTCGTGCGAACCGCTCCGGCGGACTCTTCATCGACTCCTTCCCGCAGGGTGCGGCGATCACCGTCGACAACACGCGGATCGATCGGAACACCCCATTCGTGGTATACGGGCTCCGCGAAGGGCTCCACACCATCGCCCTCGAGTACGAATCCGCGAGCAGCATCGATGCCGCAGATACCGGCGTCGACTACGGGACGCACCGGGTGTGGGTCTATCCCGACGCCGTCACCCCCGTCCGTATCGACGGTATCCAGAACCGGCACCTCCGGACGATCACCGTCGAAAGCTCCGACCTTGCCGGGGCGGCGTTCACCGTCAACGGAGCGTACCCGGCGTATACCCTGCCGGCGACGGTCGATATCGACGGCGGTGGAGCCTGGATCACCATCCGCGAGAATACGACCTACCGCTCGATCACGCTGCCCGACACCATCTCGGACGGGGGGCGGTTCGCCGCAATGCCCGGGGCGGAGGAGACGTACGCCGTCACGGTCGTCTCCAACCCGCCGGGAGCGCTAATCTTTGTCGACGGATACCCCACCGGCCTCCGGACGCCCGCCGTCGCCCGCGACCTATCTTCAGGGAGGCACACAATCACCCTCTCGCTGCCCGGATACCTCCCGGCAGAAGGCGGGATCACGATCCCGCAGGGTGCCCCGGCAGGAGCGGCAGGGACGATCCGATCGAGCCTGACCGAATACCCTTGCGGCTCGCTCAGCGTGAACAGTACCCCACCGGGGGCGAAGATCTACCTCTACGGCCGCTATACCGGGGAGACGACCCCGCACACCTTTCCGGGGATGCGGATTGGCACGTACGCGGTGAAGGTCGTCGGCGAGACGGAGAGCAGGACTATCGAAAATGTCGTCGTGACGCCGGGGGCGACGGCCGGGTGCACTGTGGCGCTCGAAGAGGCGTAA
- a CDS encoding DUF4430 domain-containing protein — translation MICLTVLLALMILIVPVAGADSGLSVEPYAPENSVVGSAAADVLFDDTVTLTEGTFTCTASSGSAYTVDRLTPLGALDAVADAEGFTYVVGDKKKLSNGFLLLDNVSDYVYVKGGDSWYYMVNGDPLDGFADASEGVDVYGLVDGDEVVFYYGGNGVTPENATALINITVSVNEGMDVLYDGTVTLEDGTFTCTASSGAEYTVNTLTPLGALDAVADAEGFLYIVNNKSYDSKGILLIDGIGEHLFDKAAGTTWVCYVNDVALDDWNSPATDGLNLYTLEEGDEVEFYFGTKPVAPETATAMVGITIEVAEPESWTLSLKGALTDTIDQAYFEDAVDCGHVATYTDGDGNVWSGVPLWYLAGWVDDDQKHGAGAFNDDLAAEGYSIKVTAGDGYSVNFESASVARDNAIIVANTLNGEPLPAVIGEKEKPCWPLQMIGEHVTSGQKVGNVVEIELVGLPEPSDGWTITLNGKFSRTLTQEEFEEGIACGHAAAYTDSSDRVWTGMPLWYLVGVVDDIETSNHWTFDDTLAAGGYTINVTAEDGYTVTLNSADIAESDAYIVANKLNATPLGNDDGYPLKLQGSALTSGKQRVGNIASITLVDLPGSPEEGEWTLTLEGPAITAVISQTEFEEGAACHSATYNDGVSTWTGVPLWYLAGWVDDDVMHGSGAFNDNLASTGYTVIVSSGGVSPYSKEFTSQEIVANKNQYIVANKVNGSAITGTAFPLRLVGEGAPGSKSVGNIEKIALTAFQEPTDLPSVRIIRYAADGKTILNQTEKTYRWMEENLPVIGGADGVRLRYQGPTFDPNDLWNPAEDKNPGKVDNVVRGTSIADLCDLVGGAPEGSEIVLIASDNYEAKLNYTNIYTPLDRQGEAILAWWADDEYVPDYRDGIRLFFNAPDGIFGADDMRACLAEDYWHYYWSGGIQYPSAAGIANKNIVTVEIHPGAREDWNLILSGAITDTITRSYFEAGKACALGGHGATYTDADGNEWSGMPLWLLVGWVDDTNKHDYGTNPFNETLADIGYNVVVIDYGPDNVKGTDDDFSATFASSLIKLNNNIIVANEIDGAPLPADGDKPSWPLKLVGSALTSNKQKVGSIDEIALIDLPVPADAELSLEQGWNFISIPKRLASGHNTAAIFSGVDTANHSIWQYNAAIKYWEEVQTTDTLRPLAAYWVYSAAACNVSLIFSDEPLQTPPTGNLYKGWNAIGFTDTEPAAARDTLLSLGDIWTQVLGFDAGNQEYETAIIRGGSGSHADTGAMLPGKGYWVYLRGSGELAAIAS, via the coding sequence GTGATCTGCTTAACGGTGCTGCTCGCACTGATGATCCTCATCGTGCCTGTAGCGGGAGCCGATTCCGGGCTTTCGGTCGAACCGTACGCCCCGGAGAACAGTGTCGTCGGGAGTGCTGCTGCCGACGTGCTCTTTGACGATACGGTGACGCTGACCGAAGGAACGTTCACCTGCACCGCGTCATCGGGCAGTGCATATACCGTCGATCGCCTCACCCCGCTCGGAGCGCTCGATGCCGTCGCCGATGCCGAAGGGTTCACTTACGTCGTCGGGGACAAAAAGAAGCTCTCGAACGGTTTTCTCCTCCTTGATAATGTCAGTGATTACGTCTACGTCAAGGGAGGCGATTCCTGGTATTACATGGTGAACGGCGATCCGCTCGACGGATTTGCGGATGCCTCCGAGGGTGTCGACGTCTACGGACTCGTCGACGGCGACGAAGTCGTCTTCTACTACGGAGGAAACGGCGTTACCCCGGAGAACGCAACCGCCCTCATCAATATCACCGTCTCGGTCAACGAAGGGATGGATGTCCTGTACGACGGAACGGTGACGCTTGAAGACGGCACCTTCACCTGCACTGCATCCTCGGGAGCAGAGTATACTGTTAACACGCTCACCCCGCTCGGAGCGCTCGACGCCGTCGCCGATGCAGAAGGATTTCTGTATATCGTCAATAATAAGTCCTACGACAGCAAGGGCATCCTGCTCATCGACGGCATCGGCGAGCACCTCTTTGACAAAGCAGCCGGCACCACGTGGGTCTGCTACGTCAACGATGTCGCCCTCGATGACTGGAACAGTCCCGCCACCGACGGCCTGAACCTCTATACCCTCGAGGAAGGCGACGAGGTAGAGTTCTACTTCGGCACAAAGCCCGTCGCCCCCGAGACCGCCACCGCGATGGTCGGCATCACAATCGAGGTTGCCGAGCCCGAGAGCTGGACGCTCTCCCTGAAGGGTGCCCTGACCGACACCATCGACCAGGCATACTTCGAGGATGCGGTCGACTGCGGCCACGTTGCCACCTACACCGACGGTGACGGCAACGTCTGGTCGGGCGTCCCGCTCTGGTACCTCGCAGGCTGGGTCGACGACGACCAGAAGCACGGTGCCGGGGCGTTCAACGACGATCTCGCCGCCGAAGGTTACTCGATCAAAGTCACGGCCGGCGACGGCTACAGCGTCAACTTCGAGAGTGCCAGCGTCGCCCGTGACAATGCGATCATCGTCGCGAACACGCTGAACGGCGAACCGCTCCCGGCGGTCATCGGGGAGAAGGAAAAACCCTGCTGGCCGCTCCAGATGATCGGCGAACATGTGACCTCAGGCCAGAAGGTCGGGAACGTCGTCGAGATCGAACTCGTCGGGCTCCCGGAACCGTCCGACGGCTGGACGATAACCCTGAACGGGAAGTTCTCCCGCACCCTGACCCAGGAAGAGTTCGAGGAAGGCATAGCCTGCGGCCACGCTGCAGCCTATACCGACAGCAGTGACCGTGTCTGGACGGGAATGCCGCTCTGGTACCTTGTCGGCGTCGTCGACGATATCGAGACCTCGAACCACTGGACGTTCGACGATACGCTGGCGGCCGGAGGATACACCATCAACGTTACTGCCGAAGACGGCTACACCGTCACCCTGAATAGCGCCGATATCGCAGAGAGCGACGCCTACATCGTCGCGAACAAGCTGAACGCCACCCCGCTCGGGAACGATGACGGTTACCCCCTGAAACTGCAGGGCTCTGCGCTGACGAGCGGCAAACAGAGGGTCGGCAACATCGCCTCGATCACCCTCGTCGATCTCCCGGGTAGCCCTGAAGAGGGCGAGTGGACGCTCACCCTCGAAGGACCTGCAATCACCGCCGTCATCTCACAAACCGAGTTTGAAGAAGGAGCCGCCTGCCACAGCGCGACCTACAACGACGGCGTCTCCACCTGGACGGGCGTCCCGCTCTGGTACCTCGCAGGCTGGGTCGACGACGACGTCATGCACGGGTCGGGCGCCTTCAACGACAACCTCGCAAGCACCGGTTATACGGTTATCGTCTCCTCGGGTGGCGTTTCTCCCTACAGCAAGGAGTTCACCAGCCAGGAGATCGTAGCAAACAAGAACCAGTACATCGTCGCCAACAAAGTAAACGGCTCCGCCATCACCGGGACAGCGTTCCCGCTCCGCCTCGTCGGTGAGGGAGCGCCCGGCAGCAAGAGCGTCGGCAACATCGAGAAGATCGCCCTGACGGCGTTCCAGGAGCCGACCGATCTGCCCTCGGTGCGTATCATCCGCTACGCCGCTGACGGCAAGACAATTCTGAATCAGACAGAGAAGACCTACCGGTGGATGGAAGAGAATCTCCCCGTCATCGGCGGCGCCGACGGTGTCCGTCTCCGCTACCAGGGCCCGACCTTCGACCCGAACGACCTCTGGAACCCGGCCGAGGATAAAAACCCCGGTAAAGTCGATAACGTCGTCCGGGGCACGTCCATCGCCGATCTCTGCGACCTCGTCGGCGGAGCGCCCGAGGGCAGCGAGATCGTCCTCATAGCTTCCGACAACTACGAAGCAAAGCTCAACTACACAAACATCTACACACCACTCGACCGGCAGGGCGAGGCTATCCTGGCATGGTGGGCGGACGACGAGTACGTCCCCGACTACCGCGACGGGATCCGCCTCTTCTTCAACGCCCCCGACGGCATCTTCGGGGCCGACGATATGCGGGCATGCCTCGCGGAAGATTACTGGCACTACTACTGGAGCGGCGGCATTCAGTATCCGTCCGCTGCCGGAATCGCGAACAAGAATATCGTCACGGTCGAGATTCACCCCGGTGCACGTGAGGACTGGAACCTCATCCTCTCCGGCGCTATCACCGACACCATCACCCGTTCGTACTTCGAGGCAGGGAAGGCCTGCGCTCTCGGCGGCCACGGAGCGACCTACACCGACGCCGACGGAAACGAATGGTCGGGGATGCCGCTATGGCTCCTCGTCGGCTGGGTCGACGATACCAACAAACACGACTACGGCACCAACCCCTTCAACGAAACACTCGCCGATATCGGCTACAACGTCGTCGTCATCGACTACGGCCCCGACAATGTGAAGGGCACCGATGACGACTTCTCCGCGACCTTCGCAAGCAGTCTCATCAAACTGAACAACAACATCATCGTCGCGAACGAGATAGACGGCGCCCCGCTCCCTGCAGACGGCGACAAGCCGTCATGGCCGCTGAAACTCGTCGGCTCAGCACTGACGAGCAACAAGCAGAAGGTCGGGAGCATCGACGAGATCGCCCTGATCGATCTCCCGGTCCCCGCCGATGCGGAGCTCTCCTTAGAGCAGGGTTGGAACTTCATCTCCATCCCAAAGCGGCTTGCATCCGGCCATAACACCGCTGCGATCTTCAGCGGAGTCGATACAGCAAACCACAGTATCTGGCAGTACAATGCAGCGATAAAGTACTGGGAGGAAGTCCAGACGACCGATACCCTGAGACCGCTCGCGGCGTACTGGGTCTACTCGGCAGCCGCCTGCAACGTCTCGCTCATCTTCAGTGACGAGCCCCTGCAGACGCCGCCGACCGGGAACCTGTATAAGGGCTGGAACGCAATCGGGTTCACCGACACCGAACCCGCAGCGGCACGCGACACCCTCCTCTCCCTCGGCGACATATGGACACAGGTGCTCGGCTTTGACGCCGGCAATCAGGAGTATGAAACCGCCATCATCCGCGGCGGCTCAGGCTCACATGCCGACACGGGAGCGATGCTTCCGGGCAAGGGCTACTGGGTGTACCTGCGGGGAAGCGGTGAACTGGCAGCAATCGCCTCTTAG
- the tsaA gene encoding tRNA (N6-threonylcarbamoyladenosine(37)-N6)-methyltransferase TrmO encodes MHRPSPDSIGTAITLRPVGTVHSTVQQPFLVADRDGISMREGHDASMDHIRSTSGAITKIVFSEDCTGVLDGIEEYSHLMVLYWGHKVPEDSRSLTHVHPMGRTDIPKVGIYATCSPARPNPVLMTVVRLHARRENVLEVAGLDAVDGSPVVDIKPYVPAQFPKTEVRVPAWMDGLMKEVGERRV; translated from the coding sequence ATGCACAGACCATCACCCGATTCAATCGGTACGGCCATAACCCTGCGCCCCGTGGGGACCGTCCACAGCACAGTACAGCAGCCTTTCCTCGTCGCCGACAGGGACGGCATCTCGATGCGGGAAGGGCATGACGCAAGTATGGATCATATCCGCAGCACGAGCGGGGCGATCACGAAGATCGTCTTCAGCGAGGACTGTACCGGGGTGCTCGACGGTATCGAGGAGTATTCTCATCTCATGGTGCTGTACTGGGGGCATAAAGTGCCGGAGGATAGCCGGTCGCTCACCCATGTGCACCCGATGGGCAGGACGGATATCCCGAAGGTGGGGATCTATGCAACCTGCAGCCCTGCCCGTCCGAACCCCGTGCTTATGACCGTCGTCCGGCTGCATGCAAGGCGGGAGAACGTGCTGGAGGTTGCCGGCCTCGACGCCGTCGACGGCAGCCCCGTCGTCGACATCAAACCCTACGTCCCTGCTCAATTCCCGAAAACGGAAGTGCGGGTTCCCGCATGGATGGACGGGCTCATGAAGGAAGTGGGCGAGCGGCGGGTGTGA